The following is a genomic window from Chryseobacterium sp. StRB126.
AATATTTTTAAGGATCTGATAGTTCATTGATTAATCTAGTTTTGCATGGCTTCCCACATAATGTAAGAATTCCTGTCTTGTAATAGGGTTTGTTCTGAAGATTCCGCTTAATTCTGCCGTAATGGTAGAACTTGCTGTATCTTTAATTCCTCTACAGTTTACACAAAGGTGTTTTGCATCAATGATACATGCTACATTTTTTGTTCCTAAAGCTTCCTTCAGAGCTTCTACAATCTGCATTGTCAGTCTTTCCTGAACCTGTGGTCTTTTTGCATAGTAATCCACAATTCTGTTAATTTTTGAAAGACCAATTACTTCTCCGTTTGAGATATAAGCAACGTGTGCTCTTCCTATAATCGGTAAAAAGTGGTGTTCACAAAAAGAGTATACAGTGATATCTTTTTCCACCAACATCTGACGGTATTTATATTTATTGGAAAATGTAGAGATACCCGGTTTATTTTCCGGAAGAAGTCCCCCGAAAATCTCATTCACATACATTTTGGCAACACGCTTTGGTGAGTCTTTCAGGGAATCATCAGTCATATCCAGTCCTAATGTTTCCATAATCTCTCCAAAAAGCTCAGTAATTTTTTCAATTTTTTCCTGTGGCGATTTATCAAAAGCATCTTCCCTTATAGGCGTATGTTCTTTTCCAGTGAAAATATCATCGTCGTTATCAGTAAAATCAACCATTTTTATTTAATTTGCAGCAAAAATACGGATAATATTGTTTCCTCTATTTTTTCCGAAAAGTTTTTATTTATTTTTTGGATTGACGGGAACCTCTATGATTTCTATGGTCATTGAATACTTTTAAATCATGGAGATTTCATCTTGGTGAAATCATTATCTTTTATAACCTACTCTGATTAAAAACTATATGATTATTGTCGAAGAAATACAAAACAAAGATCACAAAAGGGAATTTCTGGAATTTCCGGCACAACTTTATCAACACGACAAAAATTATATTCGCCCTTTAGATAAGCATATTGAGGAGATTTTTGATCCTGAAAAAAATAAGTTCTTCAAGAGTGGAGAATGTAAAAGGTTTCTATTTAAAAAAGAGGATAAGACGGTTGGAAAAGTAGCTGTTTTTATCAACAATTGTTATGAACAGAAGCAGCCTACCGGTGGTTTTGGATTTTTCGACTGTATCAATCATCAGGAAACGGCTAATTTCATTTTTGACCATTGTAAAAATTGGCTTCAGGAAAGAGGGATGGAAGCCATGGATGGGCCTATCAATTTCGGAGAACGGGATAAGTTCTGGGGACTTTTGATTGAGGGTTTCATTGAACCACTGTATGGAATGAACTATAATTTCCCTTACTATAAAGATCTTTTTGAAAATTATGGGCTGAAGGTCTATTTTGAACAGCTTTGTTTTACCAGACCGGTATTTGCTGAAGTTTCGCGTATTTTCACCATTGCTCACGAGAAAAACAGAAGGAATCCGGCAATTTCTGCTCAACCTATGAAAAAGAATAACCTTCCTAAGTTTGCTAAAGACTTTACAGAGGTTTATAATAAGGCATGGGCTGGTCATGGAGAGGGAAAGCAACTGGAAGAAGCCAAGGTACTGAAAATGTTCAATACCATGAAACCTATTATGAATGAACATATCTCATGGTTTGTATATGAGAATGATCAACCTATTGCCATGTGGATCAATCTTCCGGACCTCAACCAGTGGTTTAAATACCTCAACGGAAAATTTGGGGTTTTTGAAAAGCTTAAGTTCTTGTTTTTAAAACGATTTAAGAAAAATGAAAAAATGGTTGGTCTTGTTTTCGGTGTTGTTCCGGAATGGCAGAGGAAAGGGATTGACGGCTATATGATCTGGGAAGGTACTCAACATTTGAGAAAACATACAGATTTTACGATTACGGAACTTCAGTGGATTGGTGATTTTAATCCAAAGATGATTAAGATTGCGGAAACTCTTGATACTACTGTAACCAGGAAACTTGCAACTTACCGATATCTGTTTGATCAGAATAAGGAGTTTGAGAGACATCCAATTCTTTAGTTAGGAAGATGAAAGGTGTTGATATTTTTGATTACCTAAAGATTCAGTTTGCTTTTTTCTGGAAGCTGTGTATTATTTGACGCAAAGTTTTTATTAGCTTGCTGTTGTAGTTTTGAGGGGGCAAAGATGGAATCAATGGCATTGATTCTTTCTAAGCGGGTGGGTAGCCTACGGCTTTTTTATCCTAGTTTTATCTTTAATAAAAAATTCTGTACAGATTATTAAAATAAAAACCCTGCCGATTAAGACAGGGTTCCTTCATTTTTGGTACTTTTATTAGAATAGCTCACCGGCTACTTTTTTGATATTATCACTTTTTCCCATTGAGTAAAAGTGTAGAACAGGAACTCCGAAATCCAGCAATTCTTTGCATTGGGCAATGGCCCACTCTATTCCGATCTGCTTAACAGCTTCATTATTTTTTGCATTCTCTACTTCATTGATCAACTCTTCCGGAAGGTCTATTTTAAATACCTGCGGCAGAATTTTCAAATGCTTTTTGGTGGCGATTGGCTTAATTCCCGGAATGATTGGAACGGTAATTCCCATCTCTCTTGCTTTCTGAACGAATTCAATATACTTTTTATTGTCAAAAAACATTTGGGTTACGATATAATCTGCTCCGGCATCTACTTTTTGCTTCAGCCATTTCAAGTCATAATTCATCGAAGGGGCCTCCATATGCTTTTCAGGATATCCAGCTACTCCGATGCAGAATTTATTGAGTTCATCACAAATCTGTTCTTCATTGTGAAGGTATTTCCCTCTTCCCAGGTTGTTAATCTGGTTCACAAGATCCATAGCACTCGCATGGCCACCCTGAGTGGGTTCAAAATATTGATGCCCTTTCATTGCATCTCCTCTTAATGCCATCACATTATCAATACCTAGGTACATACAGTCTACCAAAAGATATTCTGTTTCTTCTTTGGTAAAACCTCCACATAATAGGTGTGGAACGGTATCCACATTATATTTATGCTGAATGGCTGCACAAATTCCCAATGTTCCGGGACGCATTCTTGTGATACGACGCTCCATCAATCCATTTCCTTTATCCAGATAGATATATTCTTCTCTTGACGTGGTAACATCAATGAATGGTGGCTTGAATTCCATTAACGGATCTATGTTCGTGTACAGATCTTCAATACCAATCCCCTTTTGTGGCGGAACCACTTCTAAGGAGAATAAAGTTTTTCCATTTGCGTTTTTAATGTGTTCTGTTATCTTCATATCAATTTTAATCTGCTAAATTCGGTGACAACCATTTTCTAGCTTCCTGGATGCTACAACTTCTTCTGTCTGCATAATCCTTAAGCTGGTCTTCTGTAATTTTTCCTAATCCGAAATACTTGGCATGCGGGCTTCCGAAATAATATCCTGAAACGGCTGCAGTCGGGAACATGGCTAAGCTTTCTGTAAGGTATACTCCTATATTTTCTTTTACTTTTAAAAGATCCCAAATGGTACTCTTCTCCAAATGGTCCGGGCAAGCCGGATATCCTGGTGCAGGACGGATTCCTTTATATTTTTCTGCAATTAATTCTTCATTGCTTAATTCTTCCTGAACGGCATAGCCCCAATATTCTGTTCTTACTTTTTTATGTAAAAATTCGGCATAAGCTTCTGCAAAACGATCTGCCAGGGCTTTTACCATGATGGCATTGTAATCATCATTGGCTTTTTCATATTCTTCTGCCAATTCATCAGTTCCGAAACCTGTAGTCACACAGAAAACGCCCATATAATCAGTTTTCCCTGTACTTTGTGGAGCGATAAAATCACTTAATGCCAGATAATCTTTTCCTTTTGATCTTTGAGCCTGCTGTCTAAGGGTTAAAAACTTAGCCTGTTCGTTATTGTTTTCATCAAAAATCAGAATATCATCAGTTTCATTGGAGTTAGCTTTGAAGATTCCGAAGATGGCTTTTGCTGTTAACAGCTTTTCATCCAGAATTCTATTTAAAATAACCTGAGCATCTTTGAACAATTCCTTCGCCTGTACTCCCACCACCTCATCTTCTAAGATATTTGGGTATTTCCCGTGAAGATCCCAGCTTCTGAAGAATGGAGACCAGTCGATGAAAGGTAATAATTCTCTCAAATCCTGATTTTCAACTACGGTTATCCCTAAATTGTTCGGTGAGAAAATATCTTCGTTTTCCCAATCTATTTTGAACTTATTTTCTCTTGCTTCTTCAATGGAAACATAATCTTTATCCACCTGTCTGTTCAGAAACTTTTCTCTAAAATCTGAGTAGTCGTTTTTCAAATCGGAAACATATTCTTTATTTCTGTCTCCTAATAATGAGCTCACCACGTTTACGGCTCTTGAAGCATCATTAACGTGAACCACTGCATTTTTATATTTTAAATCGATTTTTACTGCGGTATGTGCTTTCGAAGTGGTTGCACCACCAATTAATAAAGGAAAATCAAGATTTTGTCTTTCTAATTCTGAAGCGATATACACCATCTCGTCCAGACTTGGTGTAATCAATCCGCTTAATCCGATCACATCTACTTTTTCTGCGATGGCAGTCTGAATGATCTTTTCAGCCGGAACCATTACTCCAAGATCTACAATCTCATAGTTATTACAACCCAACACTACACTTACAATGTTCTTTCCAATATCGTGAACATCTCCTTTTACGGTTGCCATAAGGATTTTTCCATTAGCTGGCCTTGATCCGTCTTTTTCAGCTTCAATATATGGTTGTAAGTAAGCAACAGCTTTTTTCATTACCCTTGCTGATTTTACCACCTGTGGCAGGAACATTTTTCCGCTTCCGAATAAATCTCCTACTACTCCCATTCCCGTCATGAGATTAATTTCTATGACATGAAGTGGTCTTTCTGCCAATAGTCTTGCTTCTTCTACATCTTCTTCAATAAAACGGTCAATTCCTTTTACCAGAGCATAGGTAATTCTTTCCTGTAATGGATTGTTTCTCCATTCCAGATCTTCAGTCTTTTCTTTTTTGACTGATTTATGTTTTTCGGAATAATCAAGAAGTCTTTCTGTAGCATCTTCTCTCTTATCAAGGATCACGTCTTCTACAAGCTCCAGCAATTCTTTATTGATCTCATCATAAACTTCCAGCATGGCAGGGTTTACAATACCGATGTTCATTCCCGCCTGAATGGCATGATAGAGGAATACAGAGTGCATAGCTTCTCTTACCGTGTCATTTCCACGGAACGAGAAGGAGACGTTACTTACTCCTCCACTTACGGATGCATAAGGCAGATTCTGTCTTACCCAGCGTGTAGCTTCAATAAAATCGATGGCATTTTTTCTGTGTTCATCCATTCCTGTAGCTACGGGGAAGATATTTAAGTCGAAAATGATGTCTTCTGCCGGAAATCCAATTTGGTTTACCAGAATGTCGTAAGATCGTTTTGAAATTTCAATTCTTCGTTCAAGATTGTCTGCCTGCCCTACCTCATCAAAAGCCATTACAATAACTGCAGCTCCATACCTTTTGATGGCTTTGGCGTGTTTGATAAATTCTTCTTCGCCTTCTTTTAAACTGATGGAATTTACTACACATTTTCCTTGTGCTACCTGAAGACCTGCTTCCAGAATTTCCCATTTGGAAGAGTCTACCATGATCGGAATTCTTGCAATATCCGGTTCTGATGCAATAAGGTTCAGAAATTTAATCATTGATGCTTTTCCATCAATCAAACCATCATCAAAGTTTACATCCAGAATCTGGGCACCTCCTTCTACCTGATGGCGGGCAATATCTAACGCTTCAGAAAATTTCTCTTCTTTGATGAGTCTTAAAAACTTTTTGGAACCGGCAACATTCGTCCTTTCACCAACGTTGATGAAATTACTTTCCGGTGTTATGATAAGAGGCTCAAGGCCTGATAATCTTAAATATTTCATTTTATTCTTCTAAAATATAGTAGGCATTATTTGCATTCTGCCTTAATAAATCCCTATGCTTGCCTAAAGCAGTGAACAATGGAAATCTTTTGTAGGCCAAACCATGTTCTTTAGCAAATTCTTCTATCTCTTCCGTGATCTCATTGTAATACATATAACTGTAATTGGGAAAAAGGTGATGAGCCACATGGAAATTAAAATTCCCTAGTACATTTCTTACCAACCAGTTATTTTCTTCTAAATCATTGGTCACTTCCAATTGATGACGAAGCCAGCTGAACGGAAGCCCGTTATCTTTATTCAATCTTGGAAAAGCATTATCAGGAAGCGGATGCAGAGGCAATAAAACAAACAGTGCGAAAATGCTTGCTGCGATCATCTGTAAGAACCAAGCTCCTAAAGCTAAACCGATTGATACTTTAAAGAACAACATAGGAATCACAATCTGATAAAAAAAGTAAAACAGTTTATAACTCACCATTTTTACTTTCTCCACAACAGGTATTCTTCCCTGAGTTTTCAAAATCACTCTTTCCTTATCAAAGAAGTCTCTGAAATCTCTTATGAACATCCAGTTGAACAAATACAACGGATATACTAAAAAGAAAAACCTATGCTGATACTTCTGTACTCCTTTTGCCTTAATCCAAGGCACTATTAACAGCAAACCACTCTGTTCAATATCGGTATCCCAACCATCCACATTTGGATAAGCATGATGACTTGCGATATGTCTTTTCTTCCAGATATAGGAATTGGCTCCTATGAAATCAAAAATGTGCAACACCACTCCATTAAGTTTTTTACTTTTAAAGATGTTGTTATGGGCTGCTTCATGGATCAGGTTTAAATAAATTAAAACCAAAGAAATTCCCATCAAAACAAAACTCAGAATATAAACCCAATGTTTTTCAGCATTAAAGACCGCGAAAAAATATAAACCTACATAGATCAAGGGGAGAATTACCGCTTTAATCTTAATATAAACATCCCTGTTTTCAGAAATAGCTTCTACCCGTTGGTTTACTTTCTTTCTCAGCTCATTAAACAGCTTGACATCATCTGAATCTTTTAAGTAAATCGGCTTTTCCATCATAATTAAATTTTGAAACCTACTTAAAGATAATGTTTATAACCGAGTCTTTATTCTTGATTTTAATTAAAAAAATCTATCAAATCACACAAATTCTCTCAATTTTCTTGGCTGATATTTTTCTACCAGCTCAGCAATGGCCTTGATATGTTCCGGAGTAGTACCGCAACATCCTCCGATAATATTAATCAATCCTTTTTCCACATATTCTTTGATCTGTCTGGCCATATCTTCCGGTGTCTCATCGTATTTTCCAAAGGCATTTGGTAACCCTGCATTCGGATATGCTGAAATATAAAATTCTGAATTATGGGCCAGTGTTTCCAGATAGGGTGTCAACTGATCAGCTCCTAATGCGCAGTTAAAACCAACGCTTAATAAATTCAGATGAGAAACAGAGATCAAAAAGGCTTCTGCTGTCTGTCCACTCAATGTTCTTCCTGATGCATCGGTAATGGTTCCTGAAACCATGATCGGAATTTTTATTCCTCTTTCATCCTGAAGCTCATCAATAGCAAAAAGAGCTGCTTTAGCATTCAGGGTATCAAAGATGGTTTCTACCAGTAGAATATCTGAACCTCCGTCTAATAAAGCTTCACATTGCTGTTTGTAAGCGACTCTCAGTTCTTCAAAAGTAATGGCCCTGTACCCAGGATCATTCACATCAGGGCTTAAACTTGCTGTTCTGTTGGTTGGTCCAATAGATCCGGCTACGAATCTCGGTTTATCCGGATTTTTTGCAGTGTATTCATCACAGGCTTTTCTGGCAATTTTTGCAGACTCATAGTTCAACTCATACACCAATTCTTCCATATGGTAATCTGCCATTGCAATGGTAGTTCCGGAGAATGTATTGGTTTCAATAATATCAGCACCTGCTTCCAGATATTTCTTATGTACTTCTTCAATAGCCTGAGGCTGCGTAAGGGAAAGCAGGTCATTATTCCCTTTTACCGGATGTTCCCAGTCTTTGAAACGCTCGCCACGGTAGTCTTCTTCTTCGAACTTGTAGCGTTGAAGCATGGTTCCCATAGCACCGTCCAGCACTAGGATACGTTCTTTGAGGGCTTTGTTTAGTAATTCTATATTTGTCATCTCTTTTTATAGTTGTTGAGTGAGACTGATAGGAGTTGATAGGACTTCGTTCTATCTTGGGTTAAATCGCCCCGTTGGGGCTCACTTTGTGATTAATCTAAGGCTTGTTTTAAAT
Proteins encoded in this region:
- the metF gene encoding methylenetetrahydrofolate reductase [NAD(P)H], translated to MKITEHIKNANGKTLFSLEVVPPQKGIGIEDLYTNIDPLMEFKPPFIDVTTSREEYIYLDKGNGLMERRITRMRPGTLGICAAIQHKYNVDTVPHLLCGGFTKEETEYLLVDCMYLGIDNVMALRGDAMKGHQYFEPTQGGHASAMDLVNQINNLGRGKYLHNEEQICDELNKFCIGVAGYPEKHMEAPSMNYDLKWLKQKVDAGADYIVTQMFFDNKKYIEFVQKAREMGITVPIIPGIKPIATKKHLKILPQVFKIDLPEELINEVENAKNNEAVKQIGIEWAIAQCKELLDFGVPVLHFYSMGKSDNIKKVAGELF
- a CDS encoding fatty acid desaturase family protein; this translates as MMEKPIYLKDSDDVKLFNELRKKVNQRVEAISENRDVYIKIKAVILPLIYVGLYFFAVFNAEKHWVYILSFVLMGISLVLIYLNLIHEAAHNNIFKSKKLNGVVLHIFDFIGANSYIWKKRHIASHHAYPNVDGWDTDIEQSGLLLIVPWIKAKGVQKYQHRFFFLVYPLYLFNWMFIRDFRDFFDKERVILKTQGRIPVVEKVKMVSYKLFYFFYQIVIPMLFFKVSIGLALGAWFLQMIAASIFALFVLLPLHPLPDNAFPRLNKDNGLPFSWLRHQLEVTNDLEENNWLVRNVLGNFNFHVAHHLFPNYSYMYYNEITEEIEEFAKEHGLAYKRFPLFTALGKHRDLLRQNANNAYYILEE
- a CDS encoding homocysteine S-methyltransferase family protein, whose translation is MTNIELLNKALKERILVLDGAMGTMLQRYKFEEEDYRGERFKDWEHPVKGNNDLLSLTQPQAIEEVHKKYLEAGADIIETNTFSGTTIAMADYHMEELVYELNYESAKIARKACDEYTAKNPDKPRFVAGSIGPTNRTASLSPDVNDPGYRAITFEELRVAYKQQCEALLDGGSDILLVETIFDTLNAKAALFAIDELQDERGIKIPIMVSGTITDASGRTLSGQTAEAFLISVSHLNLLSVGFNCALGADQLTPYLETLAHNSEFYISAYPNAGLPNAFGKYDETPEDMARQIKEYVEKGLINIIGGCCGTTPEHIKAIAELVEKYQPRKLREFV
- the folE gene encoding GTP cyclohydrolase I FolE — protein: MVDFTDNDDDIFTGKEHTPIREDAFDKSPQEKIEKITELFGEIMETLGLDMTDDSLKDSPKRVAKMYVNEIFGGLLPENKPGISTFSNKYKYRQMLVEKDITVYSFCEHHFLPIIGRAHVAYISNGEVIGLSKINRIVDYYAKRPQVQERLTMQIVEALKEALGTKNVACIIDAKHLCVNCRGIKDTASSTITAELSGIFRTNPITRQEFLHYVGSHAKLD
- the metH gene encoding methionine synthase, yielding MKYLRLSGLEPLIITPESNFINVGERTNVAGSKKFLRLIKEEKFSEALDIARHQVEGGAQILDVNFDDGLIDGKASMIKFLNLIASEPDIARIPIMVDSSKWEILEAGLQVAQGKCVVNSISLKEGEEEFIKHAKAIKRYGAAVIVMAFDEVGQADNLERRIEISKRSYDILVNQIGFPAEDIIFDLNIFPVATGMDEHRKNAIDFIEATRWVRQNLPYASVSGGVSNVSFSFRGNDTVREAMHSVFLYHAIQAGMNIGIVNPAMLEVYDEINKELLELVEDVILDKREDATERLLDYSEKHKSVKKEKTEDLEWRNNPLQERITYALVKGIDRFIEEDVEEARLLAERPLHVIEINLMTGMGVVGDLFGSGKMFLPQVVKSARVMKKAVAYLQPYIEAEKDGSRPANGKILMATVKGDVHDIGKNIVSVVLGCNNYEIVDLGVMVPAEKIIQTAIAEKVDVIGLSGLITPSLDEMVYIASELERQNLDFPLLIGGATTSKAHTAVKIDLKYKNAVVHVNDASRAVNVVSSLLGDRNKEYVSDLKNDYSDFREKFLNRQVDKDYVSIEEARENKFKIDWENEDIFSPNNLGITVVENQDLRELLPFIDWSPFFRSWDLHGKYPNILEDEVVGVQAKELFKDAQVILNRILDEKLLTAKAIFGIFKANSNETDDILIFDENNNEQAKFLTLRQQAQRSKGKDYLALSDFIAPQSTGKTDYMGVFCVTTGFGTDELAEEYEKANDDYNAIMVKALADRFAEAYAEFLHKKVRTEYWGYAVQEELSNEELIAEKYKGIRPAPGYPACPDHLEKSTIWDLLKVKENIGVYLTESLAMFPTAAVSGYYFGSPHAKYFGLGKITEDQLKDYADRRSCSIQEARKWLSPNLAD